The following proteins are encoded in a genomic region of Opitutus sp.:
- the lpxK gene encoding tetraacyldisaccharide 4'-kinase codes for MSSWLKRQLNTFEHYTIDVIFGRREGVRATVFAGFLQGLSYLFSGIAQARLWLYQKRILHDQPLGCLVVVVGNLTVGGTGKTPVVEKFAAALRDRGRKVAILSRGYRSKSAPMWKKWWYRLSHTEEPPPRIVSDGKRVLLDSETAGDEPYMLARNLPGVLVIVDKNRVKAGAYAIKKFGCDTLILDDGFQYLPLKGRLNLLLVDKTNPFGNGHLLPRGILREPIKHLKRASYVFLTKSDGERDLELEELIQTHNPGVDLIECAHRPQYLQRVGSDERQPLDWLDGKRVGAFSGIAVPESFEKFVRDLGGRIQFTRRFLDHYRFTSEDFVELFTEGIEQKVEFIVTTEKDAVRLPEGLPCAVPIYYLRLEIDIIRGAADFDEAVERICFHDAPARAGVE; via the coding sequence ATGTCGTCCTGGCTCAAACGCCAACTCAACACCTTCGAACACTACACGATCGATGTCATTTTCGGTCGGCGCGAAGGGGTGCGCGCGACCGTTTTCGCGGGGTTTTTGCAGGGATTATCTTACCTTTTTAGCGGCATCGCCCAGGCGCGCCTGTGGCTTTACCAGAAACGCATCCTCCACGATCAACCGCTGGGTTGCCTCGTCGTGGTGGTGGGTAACTTGACCGTCGGCGGCACCGGCAAGACTCCGGTGGTGGAAAAATTCGCCGCAGCCCTGCGCGACCGCGGTCGCAAAGTCGCCATCCTCTCGCGCGGTTACCGCAGTAAATCCGCCCCGATGTGGAAAAAGTGGTGGTACCGGCTCTCGCACACCGAAGAGCCGCCGCCGCGCATCGTCAGCGACGGCAAGCGCGTGTTACTCGACTCCGAAACCGCCGGTGACGAGCCCTACATGCTGGCGCGCAATCTCCCTGGCGTGCTCGTCATCGTGGATAAAAACCGCGTCAAAGCCGGTGCCTACGCCATTAAAAAATTCGGCTGCGACACGCTCATCCTGGACGATGGTTTTCAGTACCTGCCGCTCAAGGGCCGGCTCAATTTGCTGCTGGTCGACAAGACCAATCCCTTTGGCAACGGCCACCTGCTGCCGCGCGGTATCCTTCGCGAGCCGATTAAGCACCTCAAACGAGCCAGCTACGTTTTCCTGACCAAGTCCGATGGCGAGCGCGATTTGGAGCTCGAAGAACTCATTCAGACGCACAACCCGGGCGTGGACCTGATCGAGTGTGCGCACCGTCCCCAATACCTGCAACGCGTGGGTAGCGACGAACGCCAGCCGCTCGATTGGCTGGACGGCAAACGCGTGGGGGCGTTTAGCGGTATCGCCGTGCCGGAGAGCTTTGAGAAATTCGTGCGCGATTTGGGCGGCCGTATCCAGTTTACCCGCCGCTTCCTCGACCACTACCGGTTCACCTCGGAGGACTTCGTTGAACTGTTCACCGAGGGCATTGAGCAAAAGGTCGAGTTCATCGTGACCACGGAAAAAGACGCCGTGCGCCTGCCTGAAGGCCTACCCTGTGCGGTGCCCATTTATTACCTACGGCTGGAGATCGACATCATTCGAGGGGCGGCCGACTTCGACGAAGCGGTGGAGCGCATCTGTTTCCATGATGCTCCGGCGCGAGCCGGGGTGGAGTAG
- a CDS encoding alanine--glyoxylate aminotransferase family protein — MSYKLFIPGPIAVSDKTLRAMAQPMIGHRSTDFVALYNSIQPDLQALFYTKDPVYLSTSSAWGVMEGALRNVCHKKVLNCMNGAFSDKWNDVALRCGKQATALKFDWGQPVDPEAVRKELATGAYDCVTIIHNETSTGTMSDINALAAVLREFPDVISIIDTVSSFTVVPIKKDELGIDIVITGSQKALAMPPGLALITVSKKALERSALAKDRGYYFDLIEFQKNHEAGMTPSTPCIALIYALKSKLEDIMAEGIEARYARHARLNKMVQDFIFSKGFKLFPKEGYGSVALNCFANTQNIDLGVLNKVLKSKHKLVIDGGYGKLKGKTFRISNMGDETDATIAELIKALDAALAETPKAAPAA, encoded by the coding sequence ATGAGCTACAAACTCTTCATCCCCGGTCCGATTGCCGTCTCCGACAAGACCCTGCGCGCCATGGCTCAGCCCATGATCGGCCACCGCAGCACCGATTTCGTGGCGCTCTACAACTCCATTCAACCGGACTTGCAGGCGCTCTTCTACACCAAGGATCCGGTGTACCTGTCCACCAGCTCCGCTTGGGGCGTGATGGAAGGCGCCCTGCGCAACGTCTGCCACAAGAAGGTGCTCAACTGCATGAATGGCGCGTTCTCCGACAAGTGGAACGACGTCGCCCTGCGCTGCGGCAAACAGGCCACCGCCCTCAAGTTTGACTGGGGCCAGCCCGTCGATCCCGAGGCCGTCCGCAAGGAGCTCGCCACCGGCGCCTACGACTGCGTCACCATCATTCACAACGAGACCTCCACCGGCACGATGAGCGACATCAACGCGCTCGCCGCCGTCCTGCGCGAGTTCCCTGACGTCATCTCGATCATCGACACGGTCAGCTCCTTCACCGTCGTTCCGATCAAGAAGGACGAGCTCGGTATCGACATCGTCATCACCGGTTCGCAAAAGGCCCTCGCCATGCCCCCGGGCCTGGCGCTGATCACCGTTTCCAAGAAGGCCCTGGAGCGCTCCGCTCTCGCCAAGGACCGCGGGTATTATTTCGACCTGATCGAGTTCCAGAAGAACCACGAGGCCGGCATGACCCCGAGCACCCCGTGCATCGCCCTGATCTACGCGCTCAAGTCCAAGCTCGAAGACATCATGGCCGAGGGCATCGAGGCCCGTTACGCCCGCCACGCCCGCCTCAACAAGATGGTGCAAGACTTCATCTTCTCGAAGGGTTTTAAGCTGTTCCCCAAGGAGGGCTACGGCTCGGTCGCGCTGAACTGCTTTGCCAACACCCAGAACATCGACCTCGGCGTGTTGAACAAGGTCCTCAAGTCCAAGCACAAGCTGGTGATCGACGGCGGTTACGGCAAGTTGAAGGGCAAGACCTTCCGCATTTCCAACATGGGTGACGAAACCGACGCGACCATCGCCGAGCTGATCAAGGCCCTAGATGCCGCCTTGGCCGAGACGCCCAAGGCAGCCCCGGCCGCCTAA
- a CDS encoding transposase, which produces MAALVSPCRGTLTNLICLCGRAQQDWTADYRLYSRDRVKPAGLFRTVLHELEVNLPALTPLVAAIDDTLVRKTGVKIDGVGWKRDPLGPAFQTNLVRGQRYVQLSAAWPGSDGHARMIPVDFTHAPTPPKPGKKATTDEVQQYTEKKKQQRLNVVALARIQQLRQALPDTRKLVVAGDGSYTNAVVLKGLPAKTVYIGRIRRDAVLNALPGPPAATGRPPVYGAPVQTPEELRTDDTVAWQSVEAYAAGKKHTFKIKTLGPVLWRKAGATLPLQVMVIAPVGYRLRAGSKLLYRQPAFLVCTDPDMPVGDQLQYYLWRWGIEGNFRDEKTLIGTGQAQLRTAASNRNQPAATVAAYALLLIAALLFGDPAGQTPDPPPHLRPPKWRTHSSGASPATSSTGDLLRTLRSECWADQIAPESFSDFTSTDPPSTNSSKAPPFLAEALFRAA; this is translated from the coding sequence ATGGCGGCACTGGTTTCACCGTGCCGGGGGACTCTTACCAACCTGATTTGTCTGTGCGGGCGTGCCCAGCAGGACTGGACGGCCGACTACCGGTTGTATTCGCGTGACCGGGTGAAGCCGGCGGGGCTTTTCCGCACGGTCCTCCATGAGCTTGAGGTAAACCTGCCGGCGCTTACCCCGTTGGTGGCCGCCATCGATGACACCCTGGTACGCAAAACCGGGGTCAAGATCGACGGCGTCGGCTGGAAACGCGATCCGCTCGGCCCCGCGTTCCAAACCAACCTGGTGCGCGGCCAGCGCTATGTGCAACTCTCTGCGGCCTGGCCTGGTTCCGACGGACACGCCCGGATGATTCCGGTGGATTTCACCCACGCGCCGACGCCGCCAAAGCCGGGTAAAAAAGCCACTACCGACGAGGTTCAGCAGTACACGGAGAAGAAAAAACAGCAGCGGCTTAATGTCGTCGCGCTCGCCCGCATCCAGCAGCTTCGCCAGGCGCTGCCAGACACGCGCAAACTGGTGGTCGCCGGCGATGGCAGTTACACCAATGCGGTCGTACTCAAGGGCCTGCCCGCCAAGACCGTTTATATCGGCCGGATCCGCCGGGACGCCGTGCTCAACGCCCTGCCTGGACCACCCGCGGCCACCGGTCGCCCGCCGGTCTATGGCGCGCCGGTCCAGACCCCGGAAGAGCTGCGCACCGACGACACCGTGGCCTGGCAAAGCGTCGAGGCTTATGCGGCCGGAAAAAAGCACACCTTTAAAATCAAGACCCTCGGGCCGGTGCTGTGGCGTAAAGCCGGGGCGACGCTCCCGTTGCAAGTCATGGTGATCGCCCCGGTGGGCTACCGATTGCGCGCAGGCTCGAAGCTGCTCTATCGCCAGCCTGCCTTCTTGGTTTGCACCGACCCGGATATGCCCGTGGGTGACCAACTCCAGTATTACCTCTGGCGTTGGGGCATCGAGGGAAACTTCCGGGATGAGAAAACCCTGATCGGCACCGGCCAGGCACAACTGCGCACCGCCGCCTCCAACCGCAACCAACCCGCCGCCACCGTCGCCGCCTATGCGCTGTTGTTAATCGCCGCCCTGCTCTTCGGCGATCCTGCGGGGCAAACCCCTGATCCGCCGCCGCATCTTCGCCCGCCCAAATGGCGCACGCACTCTTCGGGCGCCTCGCCTGCGACCAGTTCCACGGGGGACCTCTTGCGCACCCTGCGCAGCGAATGCTGGGCCGACCAGATCGCCCCAGAGAGTTTCTCCGACTTCACGTCGACCGACCCTCCCTCCACGAACTCATCAAAAGCGCCACCCTTCTTGGCTGAAGCACTCTTCCGCGCTGCGTAA
- a CDS encoding transposase, translated as MKTGNKISSGVKLSSNESIVYPSGDFFSTPARSDFGDFLLQLQRFWRSHPEIEVAMTADLDAHAMAEKRERRKDREFELAQTEALFAVPASGTAEKTQAEFLAAGRPRTPAVVVFITAMATGYLGSQYSACPRMVLLESASLRTLLDDLGYTLPAPNTVGPLINRLSESTLALIHRAQLADILAEGLDSFTDITLDSTAIKASSCWPTDSGIIYRLFERAYRMGGKLDQVGLNSLQDGFKDHWLEELRKSARAIALLGGGPRRAQKLRLLYDQFYQIACKLGGKLLTQVEAAEAEANVKLAKLRPSKRRIAEDLLDCIHGDVVAVITTIQQSIARVHDGVKTKSRERVLSLADRSAAFIEKGGREPVIGYKPQLARSRGGFVTALILDAGNVADCKQLVPLLIQNIANTGLVPASANVDDGYSSAEGLAQAYELKVAKVSISGAKGRALLGEELWNHQDYITLRAERSAIESLMFTLKFNHGFGRPGRRGLAAVRSELTLKILAHNFDRMILVRARKSQEKPLPLAA; from the coding sequence ATGAAAACAGGAAACAAAATAAGTAGCGGCGTTAAATTATCAAGTAACGAATCGATCGTTTATCCCTCCGGCGACTTCTTTTCAACCCCGGCGCGCAGTGATTTTGGTGATTTCTTACTGCAATTACAGCGCTTTTGGCGGTCCCACCCCGAAATCGAAGTGGCCATGACCGCCGATCTCGACGCCCACGCCATGGCGGAAAAGCGCGAACGGCGGAAGGACCGGGAGTTCGAACTGGCGCAGACCGAGGCGTTGTTCGCCGTGCCGGCGTCAGGCACGGCGGAAAAAACGCAAGCCGAGTTCCTCGCCGCAGGGCGTCCGCGCACCCCCGCTGTTGTGGTTTTTATCACGGCCATGGCCACCGGTTACTTGGGGTCGCAATACAGTGCCTGCCCCCGGATGGTGCTGCTTGAATCGGCATCGTTGCGCACCTTGCTCGATGATTTGGGGTACACGCTGCCTGCACCTAATACCGTTGGCCCCCTGATAAATCGCCTGAGTGAGAGTACTCTCGCCCTGATCCACCGGGCCCAATTGGCCGATATTTTGGCCGAAGGGCTCGATTCGTTTACCGATATCACCCTGGACAGCACGGCGATCAAGGCATCCAGTTGCTGGCCAACAGACTCCGGTATCATTTACCGCCTCTTTGAGCGAGCCTACCGCATGGGCGGCAAGCTCGACCAGGTCGGGCTTAACTCGCTGCAGGATGGCTTCAAAGACCACTGGCTGGAGGAGTTGCGAAAGAGCGCCCGCGCCATCGCCCTGCTGGGTGGTGGTCCCCGCCGAGCCCAAAAACTCCGGCTGCTCTACGACCAGTTTTACCAAATCGCCTGCAAGTTGGGCGGCAAGTTGCTCACCCAAGTAGAAGCCGCAGAGGCCGAAGCAAATGTTAAACTGGCCAAGCTGCGGCCCTCCAAGCGCCGGATCGCGGAAGACCTACTGGACTGCATCCACGGGGACGTGGTCGCGGTGATTACGACGATCCAGCAAAGCATTGCGCGGGTGCATGATGGGGTGAAGACCAAGTCGAGGGAAAGGGTCCTCAGCCTGGCCGATCGCAGTGCTGCTTTTATTGAAAAAGGCGGGCGGGAACCGGTGATTGGCTACAAGCCGCAATTGGCCCGCAGCCGCGGCGGTTTTGTCACCGCGCTGATTCTCGACGCGGGCAACGTGGCTGATTGCAAGCAACTGGTGCCCCTGCTGATCCAGAATATCGCCAACACGGGCCTGGTGCCGGCGAGCGCGAACGTCGACGACGGCTACTCCAGCGCCGAAGGGCTGGCGCAGGCATACGAGCTGAAGGTGGCCAAGGTGAGCATCTCCGGCGCCAAGGGGCGCGCCTTGCTCGGCGAGGAACTGTGGAACCACCAGGATTATATCACGCTTCGCGCCGAGCGCAGCGCGATCGAGTCGCTGATGTTTACGCTCAAGTTCAACCACGGGTTCGGCCGGCCGGGTCGTCGCGGGTTGGCGGCGGTGCGCAGCGAACTGACCCTGAAGATCCTCGCGCACAACTTTGACCGGATGATTTTGGTGCGCGCGAGGAAGTCTCAGGAAAAGCCGCTGCCCTTGGCGGCCTGA
- a CDS encoding substrate-binding domain-containing protein — MGDLVDHLYAGGHWRIGFFGLCPEVTWSCSCYGAYLEAMTRHGLEIDSRLAVRIDLSAALSGTEFRDEVAFNQVKTLLSEGVDAWVCPSAMTNQSLCRYLLANGVRLPEDLSLVSYHGNSCPSSADLPVITTSEVVAGVWPLTSRTQISRILELTLKAT; from the coding sequence GTGGGTGACCTAGTCGACCACCTTTACGCAGGCGGGCATTGGCGGATCGGTTTTTTCGGGCTGTGCCCCGAGGTGACGTGGTCCTGCTCATGCTACGGCGCTTACCTGGAAGCCATGACTCGGCACGGTCTGGAAATCGACTCCCGCCTCGCTGTGCGCATCGACCTGTCCGCCGCGCTTTCCGGGACCGAGTTTCGGGATGAAGTCGCCTTTAACCAGGTGAAAACCCTCCTAAGTGAAGGTGTCGATGCGTGGGTTTGTCCCAGCGCCATGACGAATCAGTCGCTCTGTCGCTACCTTTTGGCCAATGGCGTGCGCCTTCCCGAGGACCTGTCGCTGGTGAGTTACCATGGCAATTCGTGCCCCAGTTCCGCCGACCTGCCGGTGATCACCACCTCCGAGGTGGTGGCTGGGGTTTGGCCCCTGACTAGTCGAACGCAGATCAGCCGAATCCTTGAGCTCACGCTCAAGGCCACATGA
- a CDS encoding transposase, whose amino-acid sequence MKPKGPVHQAQRELFRTELEGLVDAGHALVTMGRQMNWAVFDRQLGQTYDPSNGAPGGSTRLMVALHYLKYRYDLSDDVVLAQWVENPYWQHFSGRQFFEHEIPIHPSSMSRWRKRLGEAGAEAMLKTTIDTGLKMKVITPAQIDTISHSKKYKRTDFNR is encoded by the coding sequence ATGAAGCCAAAAGGCCCCGTCCACCAAGCGCAGCGGGAACTGTTCCGAACCGAGTTGGAGGGTTTGGTGGATGCGGGCCATGCGCTAGTGACGATGGGACGGCAGATGAACTGGGCCGTGTTCGACAGGCAATTGGGGCAGACGTACGACCCGAGCAACGGGGCGCCCGGGGGGAGCACGAGGCTGATGGTGGCGCTGCACTATTTGAAGTATCGGTATGATCTGAGTGACGATGTCGTGCTGGCCCAGTGGGTGGAGAATCCCTACTGGCAGCATTTTAGCGGACGGCAGTTTTTTGAGCATGAGATTCCGATCCATCCCTCGAGCATGTCACGGTGGCGCAAGCGGCTCGGGGAAGCCGGGGCGGAGGCGATGCTCAAGACAACGATCGACACGGGACTAAAGATGAAGGTGATCACGCCCGCGCAGATTGATACCATTTCGCACTCAAAAAAATACAAACGAACCGATTTTAATCGCTAA
- a CDS encoding COX15/CtaA family protein, translated as MTSFRTASYRPVIAWFAALSSLWVFGVVTLGAFTTSIHAGMAFQDWPLSNGSINPEGWLSEIDKFAEHSHRLFGMVMGWLAIGLVVGLHRYEARGWLRNLGWGSLGIVVIQGVLGGTRVLQDEVMVPGFAMSLGEMLRIPHGILAQVYVCTLFAIAASLSRPWIEGIKAEKTSRTASPGADTGDLNSASLRRLALGSTLLIFVQLVVAALMRHNNAGLAIPTFPLTPEGGLIPSHWDFRVAIHFTHRVMALVLTGVLVALAVALWRSATTGSAHKLAAGLVGGLLFVQILLGAITVWSTRNPYAATAHVIVGAFLLATVFTVTWWTYRNSFVSTRSASLAA; from the coding sequence ATGACCTCTTTTCGCACCGCTAGCTATCGACCCGTCATCGCGTGGTTCGCCGCGCTCAGCTCACTGTGGGTGTTTGGCGTAGTCACCCTCGGAGCCTTCACCACGAGTATCCACGCAGGTATGGCATTCCAAGACTGGCCATTGTCCAATGGTTCGATCAACCCCGAGGGCTGGCTGAGCGAAATCGATAAATTCGCCGAGCATTCGCACCGCCTCTTCGGCATGGTCATGGGTTGGCTCGCCATCGGGCTGGTGGTGGGGTTGCACCGCTACGAAGCGCGGGGCTGGTTGCGCAACCTTGGCTGGGGGTCGCTCGGCATTGTGGTGATCCAAGGCGTGTTAGGCGGCACCCGTGTGCTTCAGGACGAGGTCATGGTGCCCGGTTTCGCCATGTCGCTGGGAGAAATGCTGCGCATTCCCCACGGTATTTTGGCCCAGGTTTACGTGTGCACCTTGTTCGCCATCGCTGCGTCGCTGTCGCGCCCGTGGATCGAGGGCATCAAAGCGGAAAAGACCTCCCGTACTGCCTCGCCAGGCGCCGACACGGGCGACCTTAATTCCGCCAGCCTGCGTCGCCTGGCCCTGGGTTCGACATTACTCATTTTTGTTCAGCTGGTGGTCGCCGCCCTGATGCGCCACAACAACGCGGGGCTGGCGATTCCGACTTTCCCGCTCACACCCGAGGGCGGTTTGATTCCCTCGCACTGGGATTTCCGGGTGGCGATCCACTTTACCCACCGGGTGATGGCGCTGGTTTTGACCGGCGTTCTGGTCGCTCTCGCGGTAGCGCTCTGGCGTTCGGCAACGACGGGGAGTGCGCATAAACTCGCCGCAGGACTCGTCGGCGGCCTGCTTTTTGTGCAGATTTTGCTCGGCGCCATCACGGTTTGGTCGACGCGCAATCCCTACGCCGCCACCGCCCACGTGATCGTGGGAGCGTTTTTACTGGCCACAGTCTTCACGGTAACGTGGTGGACGTACCGGAATTCCTTCGTTAGCACCCGATCCGCTTCGCTCGCCGCATGA
- the cyoE gene encoding protoheme IX farnesyltransferase has product MDDTPSKARFGDYLELTKPRLSLLSVITTLVGYAAARPGWHPVEFTALVAGTCACAGGVAALNQWMESDTDAVMPRTADRPIPSGKVATGSAFVIGVGLCAGGLGVMFTYMHGGAAFFALLTIISYLAIYTPAKRWSHWSTEIGAVAGAFPPLIGWAAATGGVTALGWILFAVLFFWQIPHFMAVAWTYRKDYGAVNFPMLPVRDSEGGKVARWSFINSVGLILVCLLPQALGLASPFYTVVTVVLGTWFLTRAGAFLRTTQRDQNARRLFFTTIGWLPLQLGALVADRFIF; this is encoded by the coding sequence ATGGACGACACACCCTCGAAGGCCCGCTTTGGGGATTACCTTGAATTAACCAAGCCACGCCTGAGCCTGCTCTCGGTGATCACCACGCTGGTGGGTTATGCCGCCGCCCGCCCCGGCTGGCACCCGGTGGAATTCACCGCGTTGGTTGCGGGTACGTGCGCGTGCGCCGGCGGCGTGGCGGCGCTCAACCAATGGATGGAAAGCGACACCGACGCAGTCATGCCGCGCACGGCAGACCGGCCGATTCCCTCTGGTAAAGTGGCGACGGGTTCGGCCTTTGTAATCGGCGTGGGGCTCTGCGCAGGTGGGCTCGGTGTGATGTTTACCTATATGCATGGCGGGGCGGCTTTTTTCGCTCTGCTGACCATCATTTCGTATCTGGCCATCTACACGCCGGCCAAACGCTGGTCGCACTGGTCAACCGAGATTGGGGCGGTCGCAGGGGCGTTTCCCCCGCTCATCGGCTGGGCGGCGGCAACCGGTGGCGTCACGGCACTGGGGTGGATTCTGTTTGCGGTGCTGTTTTTTTGGCAAATCCCGCACTTCATGGCGGTGGCGTGGACCTACCGGAAGGACTATGGGGCAGTTAACTTCCCGATGCTGCCCGTGCGCGATAGCGAAGGCGGCAAGGTTGCCCGCTGGTCGTTTATCAACTCCGTGGGGCTGATCCTCGTCTGCCTGCTGCCTCAGGCACTGGGGCTGGCGAGTCCCTTTTATACGGTGGTGACCGTGGTGCTGGGCACGTGGTTTCTGACGAGAGCCGGTGCGTTCCTGCGCACAACCCAACGCGACCAGAACGCCCGCCGGTTGTTCTTCACGACTATAGGATGGCTGCCCCTACAACTGGGCGCGTTGGTGGCCGACCGGTTTATTTTCTGA
- a CDS encoding DUF420 domain-containing protein, translating to MTLNDIPAFNAGLNAFATVLITAGFICIKTGRKIAHRACMLAAGVVSAIFLVGYIGHKILKGMAVGAGEAVHTQFGGEGPIRTVYFVMLISHILLAISIAYLVPKTFALALKGDFERHRKWARVVFPIWYYVSITGVLVYFFLYQWWPSTP from the coding sequence ATGACCCTTAACGACATCCCCGCGTTCAACGCCGGACTCAACGCCTTCGCCACAGTACTCATCACTGCGGGCTTCATCTGCATCAAAACCGGCCGCAAAATTGCGCACCGCGCCTGCATGCTGGCGGCCGGAGTCGTCTCGGCTATTTTCTTGGTCGGCTACATCGGCCACAAAATCCTCAAGGGCATGGCGGTGGGCGCCGGCGAGGCAGTCCACACCCAGTTCGGCGGCGAAGGTCCCATCCGCACGGTTTATTTCGTGATGCTCATCAGCCACATTCTGCTGGCGATCAGCATCGCCTACTTGGTACCCAAGACGTTTGCCCTCGCCCTCAAAGGCGATTTCGAGCGCCACCGCAAATGGGCCCGCGTGGTCTTCCCCATTTGGTATTACGTGAGCATCACCGGTGTATTGGTTTACTTCTTCCTCTACCAATGGTGGCCCTCGACCCCATAA
- the coxB gene encoding cytochrome c oxidase subunit II, whose amino-acid sequence MTLTSIYQFIKHRALPCAAVSVVPLFTGGWFNWLTGPQSTFDTHGPVARSQLDVFYVTCWVTGITFVIVASILAYAMIRFRARKTDDPKALPPDPGHGNPLIELSLIGLSVLALVFIAVPTLKAIWYTYDVPAEQKANAYEVTATGLQWWFRFDYPKEQIDGVGTLSTANELVIPAGRPVRVNLRTADVIHSFWVPKLAGKVDMIPNRGNHLWLQADAPGYFWGQCAEFCGESHAVMRFRVIALAEADFAAWVAHQKSAARSVPADATPASPPAAPYAYTNPGRNAPGYTAEFDANPFEGWKKQQVINAGENPAAIAQGRQIFQQKGCVTCHAVRGNEGLGVTGPDLTHVGSRSTIAAGLLENNQVNLHHWLTHPNELKPGNKMYVGVPTGGGNVMAGYLNIDRATGETTGHNIVVSDDEARSLVAYLHSLK is encoded by the coding sequence ATGACCTTAACGTCTATTTATCAGTTCATTAAACACCGTGCCCTTCCCTGCGCGGCCGTTTCTGTTGTACCGCTGTTCACCGGCGGGTGGTTCAACTGGCTCACAGGCCCCCAATCCACCTTCGATACGCATGGTCCGGTCGCGCGCTCGCAGCTCGATGTTTTTTACGTCACATGCTGGGTAACCGGCATCACCTTTGTGATCGTTGCTAGCATCTTGGCTTATGCCATGATCCGGTTCCGCGCCCGCAAAACCGATGACCCCAAGGCACTCCCGCCTGACCCTGGCCATGGCAACCCGCTTATCGAGCTCAGCCTCATCGGCCTGTCCGTGCTCGCCCTAGTTTTTATCGCGGTGCCCACGCTCAAAGCCATCTGGTACACTTACGACGTACCAGCCGAACAAAAAGCCAACGCCTACGAAGTCACCGCAACCGGCCTCCAGTGGTGGTTCCGCTTCGACTACCCCAAGGAGCAGATCGACGGGGTCGGTACCCTCTCGACCGCCAACGAATTGGTCATCCCTGCCGGTCGCCCCGTGCGCGTTAACCTCCGCACCGCTGACGTCATTCACTCATTCTGGGTTCCAAAACTCGCCGGCAAGGTCGACATGATTCCCAACCGCGGCAACCACCTTTGGTTGCAGGCTGACGCCCCCGGATATTTCTGGGGCCAATGCGCTGAGTTCTGTGGCGAATCCCACGCTGTCATGCGTTTCCGCGTGATCGCCTTGGCCGAAGCCGACTTCGCCGCTTGGGTCGCCCACCAAAAGAGCGCTGCTCGCAGCGTGCCCGCCGATGCAACTCCCGCGTCGCCTCCCGCTGCTCCTTACGCCTACACCAATCCAGGTCGTAACGCCCCAGGTTATACCGCCGAATTCGACGCCAATCCGTTTGAAGGCTGGAAAAAACAACAGGTGATCAACGCTGGCGAAAATCCCGCAGCCATTGCTCAAGGTCGCCAAATTTTTCAACAAAAAGGCTGCGTCACCTGCCACGCCGTGCGTGGTAACGAAGGCCTGGGCGTAACGGGTCCCGATCTGACACACGTGGGCTCGCGCAGCACTATTGCCGCCGGTCTCTTGGAAAACAACCAGGTTAACCTCCATCATTGGCTTACCCACCCCAACGAGCTTAAACCCGGTAACAAGATGTATGTGGGTGTTCCTACCGGTGGCGGCAACGTCATGGCTGGGTACCTCAACATCGACCGCGCGACCGGTGAAACCACCGGCCACAACATCGTGGTCAGCGACGACGAAGCCCGTAGCCTCGTCGCCTACCTACACAGCCTGAAGTAA